From the Cucurbita pepo subsp. pepo cultivar mu-cu-16 chromosome LG05, ASM280686v2, whole genome shotgun sequence genome, one window contains:
- the LOC111794394 gene encoding uncharacterized protein LOC111794394 isoform X4 yields the protein MAVGDLQVQGTGKKRKRGIERRLLVDENVEVRSLEDGFLGSWHGGTVIACNSGVRHVKYHHLLLNDGSGFLVDVVSVSASLDGVSSLIGKSNVRGYIRPIPPTVDFGKWPLPYGLCVDVYYQDAWWEGVVFDHEDGSVERRIFFPDLGDELLVGIETLRITQEWDEATGDWKIRGTWSFLELIDRCEKESYLPVSLKQIWYEVRAKVGFMKIGEWTSPMNDLWKELVMEVIDENLDVTLKEMLRLLEISYSLGSELGKTDVCINKNPLTDLVGFDATAITGEFVRNDMVIRNDFNQENAFDDRGLVMVEVHDHDGLNALLDSSPNSTTNIHLAQEESKLDYKSKMKTSNDLGFSCHDEALSMLPRTSPSIASDADGLFSAGAINHQRLPIVLYQNVNKQLKCSGHGNPLKWEPLNATILPDAALYPDAVSEYSLLNREKPTQALLENARKHLLYLGWKIECRTDKPIFRYTSPNGKCFYSLRQVCKLLEETSAQIPPSISKDEMRIMHDSCHVRLSSRVLEQRERSSSPNNCFETTLDGSDIVLGKPELLHRAVVDYYNLSRLGRNGRNGRKKMFEMQSKTRMHLLSLGWRFLVNNKGKGNRQRWYYTSPLGRSCASLSAACKICLDEEGIYSNTKFVGSPLRNVFIIQKAEGQLVRKEFYSPASKMDVQECSKPSSPIRTFSGESPRTSPSKDLVKFSHDKFRSTRKLRSMANLFDFSANLLQSRHKLDGKAYESGIQTLCKKYVRRRIRSPGAVKQNLSRASASAGINKFSDDMEHSRSMRVSRSSKRALEVVTPCASHHNPRTVLSWLIDNNMVLPRTKVYYCKGKDRQPMAEGRISRGGIKCCCCRKVFTINGFGIHAGSTSSRSAANILFEDGKSLLECQKLCNKKIRDFQRETFDCGRDGFSKGENDYICSICQFGGTLILCDQCPSSFHQSCLGLKKVIGFVHRVAVVFVARMNYMDTTMLLTTLSSLVVSVNVNFLCADHVECLGIKGTQNFGSYSKTYWFCNKHCKEIHLGLQKLLGKSIPVGGDNLTWSLLKATNSDTHHFNPPHPETVTENQSKLNVALSVMHECFEPVRDHHTRRDIVEDVIFSRRSELKRLNFQGFYTVLLERNDELVSVAAVRVYGERVAEVPLVGTRFQYRRLGMCRILMNELEERLRELGVQRLVLPAVSSVLNAWTSSFGFSKMNDSERLEFLNFTFLDFQETTMCQKFLLKDTVVPSSLAGKFELHDDGNKNSNSSDNICGSSAITELHPAAQAEESSILSQGQQGISAGDVEESSSNQYKPH from the exons ATGGCGGTCGGGGACCTTCAGGTACAGGGCACtgggaagaagaggaagcGCGGAATTGAGAGAAGGCTTCTCGTTGATGAAAATGTAGAG GTGAGGAGTTTAGAAGACGgatttcttggttcttggCATGGTGGGACTGTTATTGCATGTAACAGTGGAGTTCGTCACGTCAAGTaccatcatcttcttcttaatGATGGTTCTGGTTTCCTTGTTGATGTTGTTTCGGTCTCTGCCAGTTTAGATGGTGTTAGTTCCTTGATTGGGAAGTCGAATGTTCGAGGATATATAAGGCCAATACCACCTACGGTTGACTTTGGAAAGTGGCCTTTGCCTTATGGACTGTGTGTTGATGTGTATTATCAGGATGCATGGTGGGAAGGTGTTGTATTTGATCACGAAGATGGTTCTGTGGAGAGAAGGATTTTCTTTCCGGATTTGGGTGATGAGTTGTTGGTTGGAATTGAAACATTGCGTATTACCCAGGAATGGGACGAGGCTACTGGAGATTGGAAGATACGTGGGACCTGGTCGTTTCTGGAGTTAATCGATCGATGTGAAAAAGAATCTTATCTTCCTGTTTCTTTGAAGCAGATATGGTATGAAGTACGGGCGAAAGTTGGTTTCATGAAGATTGGAGAGTGGACTTCTCCTATGAATGATTTATGGAAGGAGTTGGTGATGGAGGTCATTGATGAAAATTTAGATGTTACTCTAAAGGAAATGCTTCGGCTTTTAGAAATTTCCTACAGTTTAGGAAGTGAACTAGGTAAAACTGATGTTTGTATCAACAAGAATCCATTGACCGATTTAGTTGGCTTTGATGCAACTGCAATAACAGGAGAATTTGTAAGAAATGATATGGTGATTAGGAATGATTTCAATCAGGAAAATGCATTTGATGACCGTGGTTTGGTAATGGTAGAAGTGCACGACCACGATGGCTTGAATGCTTTACTGGATTCTAGTCCAAATTCTACTACTAATATTCATCTAGCTCAAGAAGAATCTAAACTGGATTATAAGTCCAAAATGAAAACTTCGAATGATTTAGGTTTTTCCTGCCATGATGAAGCGTTGTCCATGCTGCCTAGAACATCACCATCCATAGCTTCTGATGCTGATGGACTTTTCAGTGCTGGTGCCATTAACCATCAACGACTTCCAATTGTCCTGTATCAAAATGTTAATAAACAGCTGAAATGCTCAGGACATGGAAACCCCCTCAAGTGGGAACCTCTTAATGCTACAATCCTTCCTGATGCTGCATTATACCCTGATGCTGTTTCTGAATATTCACTTTTGAATAGAGAAAAACCTACACAAGCCTTGCTCGAAAATGCAAGGAAACATCTTTTATATCTTGGCTGGAAAATTGAATGTAGGACAGATAAGCCTATTTTTAGATATACCTCCCCCAATGGCAAGTGTTTCTATTCGCTTCGCCAGGTGTGCAAGCTCTTGGAAGAAACCTCCGCTCAGATCCCTCCATCTATTTCCAAAGATGAAATGAGAATTATGCATGACTCATGTCATGTGAGACTCTCATCTAGGGTCCTTGAACAAAGAGAAAGGAGTTCAAGTCCCAACAATTGCTTTGAGACAACTCTTGATGGTTCTGATATCGTTTTAGGAAAACCTGAACTTTTGCATAGAGCTGTTGTGGACTACTATAATTTGAGTCGATTAGGCAGAAATGGCagaaatggaaggaagaaaatgtttgaaatGCAATCAAAGACAAGAATGCACCTATTATCTTTGGGATGGCGTTTTCTTGTCAACAATAAAGGTAAAGGAAACAGGCAAAGATGGTACTACACTTCACCTCTAGGCAGATCTTGTGCGTCACTTTCAGCAGCCTGCAAAATCTGTTTAGATGAAGAAGGCATCTACAGTAATACCAAGTTTGTTGGTAGTCCTTTGAGAAATGTATTCATAATACAGAAGGCTGAGGGCCAATTAGTTAGGAAGGAATTTTACTCTCCAGCAAGTAAGATGGATGTACAGGAATGCTCAAAGCCTTCAAGTCCAATCAGAACATTTTCTGGAGAGTCTCCTAGAACATCTCCATCCAAAGATCTTGTGAAGTTTAGTCATGATAAATTTCGAAGTACTAGAAAACTCAGGAGCATGgctaatttatttgatttttcagCTAACTTACTCCAAAGCCGTCATAAATTGGATGGTAAAGCCTATGAATCAGGCATCCAAACCCTATGCAAAAAGTATGTGAGGCGGCGCATAAGGAGTCCTGGAGCAGTTAAACAAAACTTAAGCAGAGCAAGTGCATCTGCGGGtatcaataaattttcagATGACATGGAACATAGTAGGTCAATGCGTGTGTCACGCTCAAGCAAAAGAGCGCTTGAGGTGGTCACTCCATGTGCTTCACACCACAACCCTAGAACTGTACTCTCCTGGTTGATAGACAACAATATGGTCTTGCCAAGGACAAAGGTTTATTACTGTAAAGGTAAGGATCGTCAACCAATGGCTGAAGGAAGGATATCTCGTGGTGGAATCAAATGTTGCTGCTGTCGAAAGGTATTTACTATCAATGGTTTTGGAATCCACGCTGGCAGCACTTCATCCCGGTCAGCTGCAAATATACTGTTCGAAGATGGAAAATCTTTGTTAGAATGCCAGAAACTGTGCAATAAAAAGATCAGGGACTTTCAAAGAGAAACATTTGATTGTGGGAGAGATGGTTTTTCTAAAGGTGAGAATGACTATATCTGTTCAATTTGTCAATTTGGAGGCACATTAATTTTATGTGATCAGTGTCCATCTTCATTCCACCAAAGCTGCCTTGGTTTGAAG AAGGTGATTGGTTTTGTCCATCGTGTTGCTGTGGTATTTGTGGCGAGAATGAATTATATGGACACAACAATGTTGTTGACAACCCTTTCCTCACTTGTTGTCAGTGTGAACGTAAAT TTTCTTTGTGCAGATCATGTTGAATGCTTAGGAATCAAGGGGACTCAAAACTTTGGAAGCTATTCTAAAACTTATTGGTTTTGTAACAAACATTGTAAAGAG ATACATTTGGGCCTCCAAAAGCTTTTAGGAAAATCGATCCCAGTTGGTGGTGACAATCTAACCTGGTCACTACTGAAGGCCACAAATTCTGATACTCATCATTTCAATCCTCCTCATCCCGAGACCGTAACAGAAAATCAGAGCAAGCTTAATGTTGCTCTCTCCGTGATGCATGAATGTTTTGAACCTGTTAGGGACCATCATACGAGAAGAGACATTGTAGAGGATGTCATTTTTAGCAGAAG GTCAGAGCTTAAGCGGTTGAACTTTCAAGGTTTCTATACTGTGCTCTTAGAAAGAAATGATGAATTAGTCAGTGTTGCTGCTGTAAG GGTCTATGGAGAGAGAGTGGCAGAAGTTCCACTTGTTGGCACACGTTTTCAGTATCGTCGTCTCGGCATGTGTcgtattttgatgaatgagcTTGAAGAG AGGCTGAGAGAACTGGGAGTTCAGAGGCTGGTCTTGCCAGCTGTTTCTAGTGTGCTCAATGCATGGACTTCGTCATTTGGATTTTCAAAGATGAATGATTCCGAGAGATTAGAGTTTCTCAATTTTACTTTCCTGGATTTCCAGGAAACTACAATGTGTCAGAAATTCTTGCTCAAGGATACAGTTGTGCCTAGCTCATTAGCAG GGAAGTTTGAACTTCACGATGATGGCAACAAAAACAGCAATAGTTCTGATAATATTTGTGGATCAAGTGCTATAACCGAACTTCATCCAGCAGCACAAGCTGAGGAGAGCAGTATCTTGAGTCAAGGACAACAGGG AATATCTGCAG GGGATGTTGAAGAATCATCTTCAAATCAATACAAGCCACATTGA
- the LOC111794394 gene encoding uncharacterized protein LOC111794394 isoform X3: MAVGDLQVQGTGKKRKRGIERRLLVDENVEVRSLEDGFLGSWHGGTVIACNSGVRHVKYHHLLLNDGSGFLVDVVSVSASLDGVSSLIGKSNVRGYIRPIPPTVDFGKWPLPYGLCVDVYYQDAWWEGVVFDHEDGSVERRIFFPDLGDELLVGIETLRITQEWDEATGDWKIRGTWSFLELIDRCEKESYLPVSLKQIWYEVRAKVGFMKIGEWTSPMNDLWKELVMEVIDENLDVTLKEMLRLLEISYSLGSELGKTDVCINKNPLTDLVGFDATAITGEFVRNDMVIRNDFNQENAFDDRGLVMVEVHDHDGLNALLDSSPNSTTNIHLAQEESKLDYKSKMKTSNDLGFSCHDEALSMLPRTSPSIASDADGLFSAGAINHQRLPIVLYQNVNKQLKCSGHGNPLKWEPLNATILPDAALYPDAVSEYSLLNREKPTQALLENARKHLLYLGWKIECRTDKPIFRYTSPNGKCFYSLRQVCKLLEETSAQIPPSISKDEMRIMHDSCHVRLSSRVLEQRERSSSPNNCFETTLDGSDIVLGKPELLHRAVVDYYNLSRLGRNGRNGRKKMFEMQSKTRMHLLSLGWRFLVNNKGKGNRQRWYYTSPLGRSCASLSAACKICLDEEGIYSNTKFVGSPLRNVFIIQKAEGQLVRKEFYSPASKMDVQECSKPSSPIRTFSGESPRTSPSKDLVKFSHDKFRSTRKLRSMANLFDFSANLLQSRHKLDGKAYESGIQTLCKKYVRRRIRSPGAVKQNLSRASASAGINKFSDDMEHSRSMRVSRSSKRALEVVTPCASHHNPRTVLSWLIDNNMVLPRTKVYYCKGKDRQPMAEGRISRGGIKCCCCRKVFTINGFGIHAGSTSSRSAANILFEDGKSLLECQKLCNKKIRDFQRETFDCGRDGFSKEGDWFCPSCCCGICGENELYGHNNVVDNPFLTCCQCERKYHVECLGIKGTQNFGSYSKTYWFCNKHCKEIHLGLQKLLGKSIPVGGDNLTWSLLKATNSDTHHFNPPHPETVTENQSKLNVALSVMHECFEPVRDHHTRRDIVEDVIFSRRSELKRLNFQGFYTVLLERNDELVSVAAVRVYGERVAEVPLVGTRFQYRRLGMCRILMNELEERLRELGVQRLVLPAVSSVLNAWTSSFGFSKMNDSERLEFLNFTFLDFQETTMCQKFLLKDTVVPSSLAGKFELHDDGNKNSNSSDNICGSSAITELHPAAQAEESSILSQGQQGISAGNNSDRGPNSEGMLKNHLQINTSHIEKFPTCLAGGYKHCEGLQESTHDYLKYYRRRSKLISC; encoded by the exons ATGGCGGTCGGGGACCTTCAGGTACAGGGCACtgggaagaagaggaagcGCGGAATTGAGAGAAGGCTTCTCGTTGATGAAAATGTAGAG GTGAGGAGTTTAGAAGACGgatttcttggttcttggCATGGTGGGACTGTTATTGCATGTAACAGTGGAGTTCGTCACGTCAAGTaccatcatcttcttcttaatGATGGTTCTGGTTTCCTTGTTGATGTTGTTTCGGTCTCTGCCAGTTTAGATGGTGTTAGTTCCTTGATTGGGAAGTCGAATGTTCGAGGATATATAAGGCCAATACCACCTACGGTTGACTTTGGAAAGTGGCCTTTGCCTTATGGACTGTGTGTTGATGTGTATTATCAGGATGCATGGTGGGAAGGTGTTGTATTTGATCACGAAGATGGTTCTGTGGAGAGAAGGATTTTCTTTCCGGATTTGGGTGATGAGTTGTTGGTTGGAATTGAAACATTGCGTATTACCCAGGAATGGGACGAGGCTACTGGAGATTGGAAGATACGTGGGACCTGGTCGTTTCTGGAGTTAATCGATCGATGTGAAAAAGAATCTTATCTTCCTGTTTCTTTGAAGCAGATATGGTATGAAGTACGGGCGAAAGTTGGTTTCATGAAGATTGGAGAGTGGACTTCTCCTATGAATGATTTATGGAAGGAGTTGGTGATGGAGGTCATTGATGAAAATTTAGATGTTACTCTAAAGGAAATGCTTCGGCTTTTAGAAATTTCCTACAGTTTAGGAAGTGAACTAGGTAAAACTGATGTTTGTATCAACAAGAATCCATTGACCGATTTAGTTGGCTTTGATGCAACTGCAATAACAGGAGAATTTGTAAGAAATGATATGGTGATTAGGAATGATTTCAATCAGGAAAATGCATTTGATGACCGTGGTTTGGTAATGGTAGAAGTGCACGACCACGATGGCTTGAATGCTTTACTGGATTCTAGTCCAAATTCTACTACTAATATTCATCTAGCTCAAGAAGAATCTAAACTGGATTATAAGTCCAAAATGAAAACTTCGAATGATTTAGGTTTTTCCTGCCATGATGAAGCGTTGTCCATGCTGCCTAGAACATCACCATCCATAGCTTCTGATGCTGATGGACTTTTCAGTGCTGGTGCCATTAACCATCAACGACTTCCAATTGTCCTGTATCAAAATGTTAATAAACAGCTGAAATGCTCAGGACATGGAAACCCCCTCAAGTGGGAACCTCTTAATGCTACAATCCTTCCTGATGCTGCATTATACCCTGATGCTGTTTCTGAATATTCACTTTTGAATAGAGAAAAACCTACACAAGCCTTGCTCGAAAATGCAAGGAAACATCTTTTATATCTTGGCTGGAAAATTGAATGTAGGACAGATAAGCCTATTTTTAGATATACCTCCCCCAATGGCAAGTGTTTCTATTCGCTTCGCCAGGTGTGCAAGCTCTTGGAAGAAACCTCCGCTCAGATCCCTCCATCTATTTCCAAAGATGAAATGAGAATTATGCATGACTCATGTCATGTGAGACTCTCATCTAGGGTCCTTGAACAAAGAGAAAGGAGTTCAAGTCCCAACAATTGCTTTGAGACAACTCTTGATGGTTCTGATATCGTTTTAGGAAAACCTGAACTTTTGCATAGAGCTGTTGTGGACTACTATAATTTGAGTCGATTAGGCAGAAATGGCagaaatggaaggaagaaaatgtttgaaatGCAATCAAAGACAAGAATGCACCTATTATCTTTGGGATGGCGTTTTCTTGTCAACAATAAAGGTAAAGGAAACAGGCAAAGATGGTACTACACTTCACCTCTAGGCAGATCTTGTGCGTCACTTTCAGCAGCCTGCAAAATCTGTTTAGATGAAGAAGGCATCTACAGTAATACCAAGTTTGTTGGTAGTCCTTTGAGAAATGTATTCATAATACAGAAGGCTGAGGGCCAATTAGTTAGGAAGGAATTTTACTCTCCAGCAAGTAAGATGGATGTACAGGAATGCTCAAAGCCTTCAAGTCCAATCAGAACATTTTCTGGAGAGTCTCCTAGAACATCTCCATCCAAAGATCTTGTGAAGTTTAGTCATGATAAATTTCGAAGTACTAGAAAACTCAGGAGCATGgctaatttatttgatttttcagCTAACTTACTCCAAAGCCGTCATAAATTGGATGGTAAAGCCTATGAATCAGGCATCCAAACCCTATGCAAAAAGTATGTGAGGCGGCGCATAAGGAGTCCTGGAGCAGTTAAACAAAACTTAAGCAGAGCAAGTGCATCTGCGGGtatcaataaattttcagATGACATGGAACATAGTAGGTCAATGCGTGTGTCACGCTCAAGCAAAAGAGCGCTTGAGGTGGTCACTCCATGTGCTTCACACCACAACCCTAGAACTGTACTCTCCTGGTTGATAGACAACAATATGGTCTTGCCAAGGACAAAGGTTTATTACTGTAAAGGTAAGGATCGTCAACCAATGGCTGAAGGAAGGATATCTCGTGGTGGAATCAAATGTTGCTGCTGTCGAAAGGTATTTACTATCAATGGTTTTGGAATCCACGCTGGCAGCACTTCATCCCGGTCAGCTGCAAATATACTGTTCGAAGATGGAAAATCTTTGTTAGAATGCCAGAAACTGTGCAATAAAAAGATCAGGGACTTTCAAAGAGAAACATTTGATTGTGGGAGAGATGGTTTTTCTAAAG AAGGTGATTGGTTTTGTCCATCGTGTTGCTGTGGTATTTGTGGCGAGAATGAATTATATGGACACAACAATGTTGTTGACAACCCTTTCCTCACTTGTTGTCAGTGTGAACGTAAAT ATCATGTTGAATGCTTAGGAATCAAGGGGACTCAAAACTTTGGAAGCTATTCTAAAACTTATTGGTTTTGTAACAAACATTGTAAAGAG ATACATTTGGGCCTCCAAAAGCTTTTAGGAAAATCGATCCCAGTTGGTGGTGACAATCTAACCTGGTCACTACTGAAGGCCACAAATTCTGATACTCATCATTTCAATCCTCCTCATCCCGAGACCGTAACAGAAAATCAGAGCAAGCTTAATGTTGCTCTCTCCGTGATGCATGAATGTTTTGAACCTGTTAGGGACCATCATACGAGAAGAGACATTGTAGAGGATGTCATTTTTAGCAGAAG GTCAGAGCTTAAGCGGTTGAACTTTCAAGGTTTCTATACTGTGCTCTTAGAAAGAAATGATGAATTAGTCAGTGTTGCTGCTGTAAG GGTCTATGGAGAGAGAGTGGCAGAAGTTCCACTTGTTGGCACACGTTTTCAGTATCGTCGTCTCGGCATGTGTcgtattttgatgaatgagcTTGAAGAG AGGCTGAGAGAACTGGGAGTTCAGAGGCTGGTCTTGCCAGCTGTTTCTAGTGTGCTCAATGCATGGACTTCGTCATTTGGATTTTCAAAGATGAATGATTCCGAGAGATTAGAGTTTCTCAATTTTACTTTCCTGGATTTCCAGGAAACTACAATGTGTCAGAAATTCTTGCTCAAGGATACAGTTGTGCCTAGCTCATTAGCAG GGAAGTTTGAACTTCACGATGATGGCAACAAAAACAGCAATAGTTCTGATAATATTTGTGGATCAAGTGCTATAACCGAACTTCATCCAGCAGCACAAGCTGAGGAGAGCAGTATCTTGAGTCAAGGACAACAGGG AATATCTGCAGGTAACAACAGTGATAGAGGCCCCAATTCGGAG GGGATGTTGAAGAATCATCTTCAAATCAATACAAGCCACATTGAGAAATTTCCCACATGCTTGGCTGGAGGCTACAAACATTGTGAAGGTCTCCAAGAGAGTACTCATGATTATTTGAAGTACTACAGGCGGAGAAGCAAGTTGATCAGTTGTTGA